AGAGGGTGAACGGTTTAACGGTTTGTTTTGGGAAAAAGAACGGATGTTGTTGTTAACCAGCAACAGCAGTATTTTCTACGAAATTCCATGGTCGACGATGGAAGCAAAAATACTTGCCGAAAATATGGGCCATGGCGATGGAATTGCACCGGTTGGCGATGGAAGTTATATTTTGAGCAACTGGAAGGGAGCCATAAATTTGCTTACAGAAGATGGGCCGCAGACAGAACTTTTAAACACACTATCGGATGAAATTAATGCTGCTGATATTGATTTTTGTATGGATGACCAGATTTTATATGTTCCTACCTTTTTTAACAACCGCGTGGTTGCCTATAAATTTGTAAAAAAATAAAAAGGTAGTCTGCTGCTTATTTACCATAAATCCGGTCAACCTAGTTGAAGTTTATGCGGGCGATATTTCCGTTGGCACCGGCAGCAAACCCTTGCCATTTTCCGGGCACACTGCGGTAGGTGTAATAACCGGCATTATCAAGATACTGCCAGTTCATTCCACCATCAAACGAAATATCGCAACCGGTTTTTCCAATGGCAAATGCGAGGTTGTTCTCTTCCGAGTTTATAAACTGAACGCACGATCGGTATTGTTGTGGCATTTTTACTGCGGGCAGCCAGCTTTTTCCGCCATTAACAGTATAAGAAGCAATGTTTGTATTTAATTCAGGCTGATCGTAAATCCCGCCAACAATTATTCCTTCATGCTCATTTTTAAAGGTTATTGAAAATATCCCTGATGTCGAAAGTTCTCTAACCATAGGTGTTTTGGCTACTTCCCAGGTTTGTCCAAAATCATCGGAATAAAATACCCGGGCAGCTTTCCCACCGCTTGCAATCCAGACGTTCCCCGATGGCAAGTATTCAATACAAGTATTTGAGGCGGCAAAATTGGCTTCGCCATTCGCAACTGCCGGCAAGTTTTTAACCCTTTGCCAGGTGTTGCCACCATCGTTTGTTTTTAGCACAAAAAATGTACTATCCACCGGGTCGCTTACTGCCAAACCATTTTGTTTATCGCCAAATTTTACCGAATTAAAAAACAAGCCACCTGTTGTATCGCTGTAAACCACATTCCAGGTGTTGCCCCCATCAAGTGTTTTGTAAGCAAAATCAGGCCCGGCAACGCCAAATACGATGGCTCCTTTTTCATCCCAGGCATGTATGCTTCTGAAATCGTTTATTTCAGCCTGTGGTATGGATACGTCTTTCCATTGGTTTCCTCCATCTGTTGATAACAAAACTGTTCCAGCGGATCCACTGGCCCAAACTACCTCTTCGTTAACCACATAAAGTCCACGTAAACTTGCCTCGCAAGAAATGGGCAATGGGGTTACCGCAAGCAAAATTCGATCTTGTTTTGAGAACTTGCACGATTGCAGCCCACACAGCAAACAGACAAATAAAAACAGGGTTTTAAACATTATTCTATAACTCAATTTAATATTGGTTTAAAACTAAAAAATTGCCAGTACACAAGGTATCGATTAATTACATATTTTTAGCTTTAGTTTTAATTCTTTTAATAAAAAGCCATGCACAACTTTACAAATGCTGTAATTTTACCAGAGAACCTGCCAACACTTGACTCCGAACAATTCAACAGGCTCGATAAAAAATACCTTTCGATTATTGTAATTCGGTTCGTTCTCGTTTTTTTAATTGCTTTTGGGGGCTGTATTGCCTTTCTGTTCCTTTCCGAGGCTACACCCGGAATACCTGTAAAAATTGCTGTATCAGCATTTATTGTTTTATGGCTTGCCTTTTCTATTGGCATTACCCTGCTTGGATTTCCGCGAAAAGGCTACCTGGTGCGCGAGAATGACATTTCGTTTAAAAAAGGTATACTTTTTTATAAAGAAACATCGGTACCTTTTAACCGTATCCAACATGTTGAGGTTACCCAGGGGATTTTAGCCAAAGCCTATAAAATTTCAACCTTAAAACTTTTTACTGCCGGTGGCAATTCCAGCGATCTTTCCATTCCGGGGTTACCCAAAAATCAGGCACAGCAACTCAAAGATTTTCTTTCTGAAAAAATTAGCAAGCATGAATAAGCCAGACCTTTCAGTTCCAAGCAGGCAATCAATTAAAGGCTTGGTCATAATTTTTATTCAAGGCATACGCTCGCTGGCGCGCATGTTCTGGGCAGTGCTTGTTGTGGTAATTTTGCAAAATAACCTGTTGCAGCATAAAGCAATCATCTTACCGGCTCTGGCAGCTATTTTCATATTGCTTGTAATTCATACCTTGCTTTATTATTTAAACTTTTATTTCTATGTGAAAGATGATGAATTTGTACTGAAAAAAGGTTATTTAAGAAAACAGGTTTTATCCATTCCTCTGGAAAGGATCCAGAGCATAAATACCAAACAAAACCTGCTTCAGCAGGCTCTTGATGTTGTGGCCCTTGAAATTGACACAGCAGGAACGGCAGGAAAAGAGCTAAAAATACATGCCCTTGAAGCACCTTACGCCAAAGCATTAAGCGCCTTACTTAAGACAAAAACCACCGAAGAAACAGAAGCAAATACTTCAGAAGCATCTGCGACCAAACCCATTGAAAGCGTGATTTTAAAACTTGAACCTATCGACTTGCTAAAAATAGGGATTAGTGAAAATCATATTCGTACGGCACTTATTATTTTGGCTTTTGGTTCGCAGCTATTTAACCAGGTACAGGAAGTGTTTCAGGAAAAAGCAGATGAATATTCCAACGAATTTATGAACTTTGTTTCCAATTCAGGCTGGGCACTAATTCTTTTTCTCATCTTATTTTTTGCAGTGGTTTCTTTTCTGTTTTCGCTGGTAAAAACGGTCTATAAATATTACGATTTCAGGCTGATAAAATCAGAAAAAGCCTACCAAATTATGGCCGGCCTGGTTAATAAACGAAATGTGCTTGTTCCGCATGCAAAAATTCAGGAGTTTAGCTGGGCCACCAACCCCATAAAAAAATACTTTGGCATTTACCATATTGCTTTTAAACAGGCTGTTAGTATGCAAAACCGCAAAAACCAGCTGGTTGATGCACCCGGCTGTTTACAAACACAACTTGATTTGTTAAAGAACGATTTATTTGGACCGGATGAACTGGATGCGCAACACCGCTTTTTTTCGCATATTCATTATTTTAGGGTGAGCTGGTTTTTTTCGGGTATTTTGCCGGTAATTGGTGCTGCCCCGTTTTTGTTTAGTTTCTGGTTTTTTTGGGTTTCCGCTGTTTTATGGCTGGCTGTTTCAGGCTTTTATTGTTACCTGCTTTTCAGAAAAAGGTACTTTCAAATCAGTACTACACAAATTCGGGTGTCGTCGGGTGCCGTTGGACAAAAATGGAATCAAATGGAACTGTTTAAGGTGCAGGCAGTACGGCTCAAACAATCGTTTTTTCAGAAACGCCGGTCGCTTGCCTCGCTGGAAATCATGAATGCTGCAGGAAGTATCAGTATTCCATACATCA
Above is a genomic segment from uncultured Draconibacterium sp. containing:
- a CDS encoding PH domain-containing protein, with product MHNFTNAVILPENLPTLDSEQFNRLDKKYLSIIVIRFVLVFLIAFGGCIAFLFLSEATPGIPVKIAVSAFIVLWLAFSIGITLLGFPRKGYLVRENDISFKKGILFYKETSVPFNRIQHVEVTQGILAKAYKISTLKLFTAGGNSSDLSIPGLPKNQAQQLKDFLSEKISKHE
- a CDS encoding PH domain-containing protein, translating into MNKPDLSVPSRQSIKGLVIIFIQGIRSLARMFWAVLVVVILQNNLLQHKAIILPALAAIFILLVIHTLLYYLNFYFYVKDDEFVLKKGYLRKQVLSIPLERIQSINTKQNLLQQALDVVALEIDTAGTAGKELKIHALEAPYAKALSALLKTKTTEETEANTSEASATKPIESVILKLEPIDLLKIGISENHIRTALIILAFGSQLFNQVQEVFQEKADEYSNEFMNFVSNSGWALILFLILFFAVVSFLFSLVKTVYKYYDFRLIKSEKAYQIMAGLVNKRNVLVPHAKIQEFSWATNPIKKYFGIYHIAFKQAVSMQNRKNQLVDAPGCLQTQLDLLKNDLFGPDELDAQHRFFSHIHYFRVSWFFSGILPVIGAAPFLFSFWFFWVSAVLWLAVSGFYCYLLFRKRYFQISTTQIRVSSGAVGQKWNQMELFKVQAVRLKQSFFQKRRSLASLEIMNAAGSISIPYISESLAKQMQNYLLYHTETAQQKWM